The following DNA comes from Anastrepha obliqua isolate idAnaObli1 chromosome 1, idAnaObli1_1.0, whole genome shotgun sequence.
attgcattttcataatataatataataagtggataacaaaatacaaaaaaatgtaaacaacaaGCAGAATGAATTAAAGCAAATaacattattatttaataacttaaaaatagtacaaaaaaagtaaaaaaagtatatttataaaatgttgtatctcaaactcaaattcaattcccttaccgaggcttttcaaccataaaatctttacatatcgcacttgttacgttaaagcgtaacaactcaaaatctgaacattttcagtagagacgaaaaactgtttccgtaaatattaataatatattacaaggaaaaaaatatgtatctgcacgaaaatatcactaaaaacaatatatcggttgtttcattcttatttgtttagtagttgcgctaaaagaacaaatttttgagttgttactcttttcttgaaatttttgtatacacttAGTGGTGCTATTTTGAGTTGTCTCtgtttaactgaaaaaataacacGTAACTTAAACAAACCGTTTGGTTGTAAACAGgcacaattcaaaatgttacactttatgtgacacaaatttgttcaaacacttggagacaactaaaaatgtaactctttagttgagacaaaagaagtcattctgaAAACGAAGAGAGAGTCATAacggtttttttaacgaaagacTAGACAAATCACTGAACGATTTTTACAGTGGGTAGAGATGACCTCTGTACAttgttttcttacaaaaaactaaaatttggaaattttgagttgttacgctttaacgtaacaagtgcgatatatacaaatttacagacataaaccaacaccatgttttcaataaaattacatgcaaatgtaaaatgtattcaGATATCTACACAACacgaattataattaaaaaccggAAAGGATATAAGAGACCttggaaaattctaaaaacacactttaaattattacttttcaatttaatttattttaaaacaaataattataaatatttaaatcgcGTTATTCTTCCATTAAAGCAacaacgaactgttttcgttagTTATTTTTAGTGTCTTACTTCTGGCAGCCCGCCATTTCGACTAACAGCTGTTCATCAGTTCATGGATTGGTAATTCTGCCAAGTATTGAAACGTGTTCCTAGTTCCGAGTTCCACACAATATGAAAGACTCTCATATCTTATTATCTGTGGTTCAGATAGCAACGAAACAACCTGATGAGTGCAggctttgttgattttttttggtataccactaacacaatcttatcgcTAGCCGCAATTTGCACGTTGATTCCACACATATTCACACGtacgtccaatcagtcgttcctTAGACGGCaatgaagtgtcattggttgatttctttcgtatatcaccaacacaatctcagttttttattaaactcatCTCCTGTTTCGGCAGGCTAAGCtgatctgtcaaattcgctgagagccgaataGCGGTCCATTATGGAGCACATTTTCTCAATTCTTTTCATCATGGATGGAATGtaatagagaacaaaaaaacCGTTAACCACTGATCACGTATTGTAAACAatcttaacaaaaacaatttgcatATAGTAAGTGATACAGTCCActcgaaaaatttaaatgcactgtttctattatattttccaacagtgtataagcacatatgtatgtatgtatctatggtGTTTTACAAGttgtaacaataattttttttttttttttttttttttttgtaataaaactccAACTTCTTGGCACCGAAAAGTGTAATCGGTTAAATACAACACAGCTGTTGCTCGAAAAGTGCAAATGAAAGGATTTCAAATTGGTCTATGCAAGGTGAATACAGgcaatttagacatttttgagTGTACGCACAGTGActtactacacacatacataggggagatcggggggttatgagacgggttttgttttttgaccataaacataatataacctatccatttttctgcacattaaaattttttaattgtgattaagtataacaacactttgacaaaagattaatttcttaaaattatagaaaaatctctaaGTTTTGCCTGCCtgctcaaaaatcatttttttcggattttcgCATGTTCGGGGGGTTGTGAGACACAAATTTCATCAGAAAGAAAACGgcctgattttataaaaattttttatttcaatcgttAAAAAGGCATATATTGGCTTCTACAATATAATTGATATGATCGTAGAGACTTTTTCGCGATTGTAACCTCCTTAATAGCAGCCACAAAAACATTGGCATCAATCGCAGGTTTAACAGTCTGACTATACTTATGACGCACCATAAtgtctgaaaaataaataattaattatcaaaaACCCTGTATTTATCCAATACAGTGTAAATAACACTAAACGTAACACAGAAATGCGAGATACGGCTGTAGAATACTATTAAATGTTCCTAGATTACGGAAATAGCATGTCTCATGACCCCCCGAATACGCTGTCTCACGACCccccaattgctttattttcaatgtgGCCACTGTTTTATggatgcatttaatatttacgcAAAACTCTTGTTGTGGGTCAAAAGGCTACTCACCAAGGAAGGTTTTGATGCATGCACTTTTATAATTAGCTTGTTCAACAAAGtgtaagaaacaacaaaaacgattatCAGCAAAACTTTCAATCACACAAGTGGAGTCGCGGTATGAGGACACACAAATAACCtgcatgaacaaaatatttgtcatgtaaatattatgattGAAAGCTAGCAAGAAGTTACGCAGATACCAGACAGATGCCGCGCTCTTCAGTTCAGGGCTGTGAGCGTGTCTCATGACCCCCCGTGTCTCACGACCCCCCGATCTCCCCTACATATGTATTGATGCACGTGTTCTGTATAGCAGATACGAATCTCTATATTAGTATGTAAGTCATCACTGTAATTaatcattttaatttataaagaaGCATAGTTTTTTTGTCATCGCAATGAATACACTTTTCGGTTCCTAATTAGTGTAATAGTCACATTCGGAATCAATTAAGTTCTAGGAATTCTATTCTAACTATGCATGCTGCGTTTTTATGAAATGGTTGTTGCAGCTTGCTTAGAGTTTTTCTCTTACATTTTGACTTAATTTTccaggaaaatattttatgtactataattacattaaataataataatagtacaaaaatgcaatatttaaaaTCTAAATGATGTTATCACTGTggtttttaaacagaatttatgAGGTGAGATAAAATGTTCTCTACGTTTTTTcgctttatcaaaattttcaaatgctgTTAAATAGGTCAATCCATTTAGAAATTGGTACCAATGTGTCCAAAGATGCGATTCGAGGATGTTTACgtgcagaagacctcaaatttatttatttattaaaccaaTGAATATAATAGATTCTTATTGGCTAAGTGGACATATTTTAAAGTTAATaggcaagaaaaa
Coding sequences within:
- the LOC129237963 gene encoding uncharacterized protein LOC129237963; the protein is MRHAHSPELKSAASVWYLRNFLLAFNHNIYMTNILFMQVICVSSYRDSTCVIESFADNRFCCFLHFVEQANYKSACIKTFLDIMVRHKYSQTVKPAIDANVFVAAIKEVTIAKKSLRSYQLYCRSQYMPF